A stretch of Endozoicomonas sp. SCSIO W0465 DNA encodes these proteins:
- the tcdA gene encoding tRNA cyclic N6-threonylcarbamoyladenosine(37) synthase TcdA, whose amino-acid sequence MPAVSSPSTHFNDRFGGIRRLYGNSAVEKLRQSHVCVIGIGGVGSWAAEALARTAVGKITLIDLDDICVTNINRQLHALTDTIGRSKVEVIAERITQINPECECQTIEDFITEDNLQELINNEFDYVLDAIDSFRVKAALIAHCKRNKIKIITTGGAGGQMDPTQIQITDLTKTLHNPLARKVRNQLRDRHGFSKNSKRKFGVDCVFSTEQAVYPQADGTICQTKPMGEGSMKMDCSSGFGAATAVTATFGFVAAARIIEKLAKT is encoded by the coding sequence ATGCCAGCAGTCTCTTCCCCCAGTACCCACTTCAATGACCGGTTCGGCGGCATTCGCCGCTTATATGGCAACAGTGCCGTTGAAAAACTTCGTCAATCCCATGTCTGCGTCATCGGTATCGGTGGTGTTGGCTCCTGGGCAGCAGAAGCTCTGGCCAGAACGGCGGTGGGTAAAATCACACTGATCGATCTGGATGATATTTGTGTTACGAACATCAATCGTCAGCTGCATGCGCTTACGGACACCATTGGTCGTTCGAAAGTTGAAGTGATTGCCGAGCGCATCACTCAGATAAACCCTGAGTGTGAATGTCAGACTATTGAAGACTTTATTACGGAGGACAACCTTCAGGAACTGATAAACAACGAGTTTGACTATGTGCTGGATGCTATCGACAGCTTCCGGGTTAAGGCGGCACTGATCGCTCACTGCAAACGTAACAAAATCAAAATCATTACTACCGGGGGTGCTGGCGGACAGATGGATCCGACACAGATTCAGATCACCGATCTAACCAAAACCTTGCATAATCCTCTGGCAAGAAAAGTACGTAATCAGCTTCGTGACCGTCATGGCTTCAGCAAAAATTCCAAACGGAAATTTGGTGTGGATTGCGTATTTTCAACAGAGCAGGCAGTTTATCCACAGGCTGACGGCACCATCTGCCAAACCAAACCAATGGGAGAAGGCTCAATGAAGATGGACTGTTCCAGTGGTTTTGGCGCGGCCACCGCAGTGACTGCGACCTTCGGTTTTGTTGCCGCCGCGCGGATTATTGAAAAATTAGCCAAAACCTGA
- a CDS encoding SufS family cysteine desulfurase, which translates to MKVTMKGQANAVSTFPDLDNIRQQFPLLSRTVHGQSLVYLDNAATTQKPVSVIESVDRYYREQNANVHRASHFLSGCTTHAFEAARETTRHFLNARFAQEIIWTRGATEAINLVANSWGRSQLTSGDEIILSRLEHHANIVPWQLLAEVTGAIIRVVELDEAGNLDRQHFQQLLSEKTRLVAIAHTSNAIGTILPVKELIALAHRVGALVLVDGSQAVAHQKVDVQALGADFYVFSGHKVYGPTGIGVLYGRRELLENMPPWQGGGEMIERVSFSGTRFNHLPFKFEAGTPNIVGAIGLGKALEFLAGIDFAALHAHECQLRTLVEEGLSRINGIRLIGQAEQKAPVVSFVSSELHNQDIGLMLDQQGIAVRTGHHCTMPLMESLNLNGTVRASFALYNTVDEANAFVVAMEKLHHSPVYDAHPEMKNNRGGVSGNAQAMINEVNGLPEIFCQQAPELVAIANRLNGLSGWQERYRQIMLLGKELPVLSGEWRSDDARLHGCESSVWLHYHYDDETMRLYFIADSDARVIRGLIAIVLAVFSGRTPDEIAREDIDQWFRELDLFNHLSPSRGNGLKAIVREIQAIAHRYR; encoded by the coding sequence ATGAAGGTCACTATGAAAGGCCAGGCCAACGCTGTATCCACTTTTCCGGATCTTGATAATATCCGGCAACAGTTTCCATTGCTGTCGCGGACAGTGCACGGTCAATCACTGGTATATCTTGATAATGCGGCAACCACACAGAAACCGGTGTCGGTTATTGAGTCGGTTGACCGGTATTATCGAGAGCAGAATGCTAATGTGCATCGGGCATCGCACTTCCTGAGCGGCTGCACGACTCACGCTTTTGAAGCAGCCAGAGAAACCACCCGCCACTTTCTTAATGCCCGCTTTGCACAAGAGATTATCTGGACCCGGGGAGCGACTGAAGCCATCAATCTGGTGGCCAACAGCTGGGGGCGGAGCCAGTTAACGTCTGGCGATGAGATTATCCTGAGTCGCCTTGAGCATCATGCCAATATCGTTCCCTGGCAACTGCTGGCTGAAGTAACCGGAGCTATCATCAGGGTTGTAGAGCTGGATGAGGCTGGCAATCTGGATAGGCAACACTTCCAGCAATTGCTGTCGGAGAAAACCAGGCTGGTGGCCATCGCTCATACATCCAATGCCATTGGTACGATTTTACCTGTTAAAGAACTTATTGCGCTTGCCCATCGTGTCGGTGCTCTGGTTTTGGTGGATGGTTCTCAGGCTGTTGCCCACCAGAAGGTCGATGTTCAAGCGTTGGGAGCCGACTTTTATGTGTTTTCCGGACATAAAGTCTATGGCCCCACGGGAATAGGTGTTTTGTACGGACGACGGGAGTTGTTGGAAAACATGCCGCCCTGGCAGGGTGGTGGCGAGATGATTGAGCGTGTCAGTTTTTCAGGCACTCGCTTTAACCACCTGCCTTTCAAATTTGAAGCAGGAACCCCCAATATTGTTGGTGCTATCGGGTTAGGCAAAGCGTTGGAGTTTTTGGCAGGTATCGATTTTGCCGCCCTGCATGCTCATGAATGTCAGCTGCGCACGCTGGTGGAGGAAGGATTATCCCGAATAAACGGCATCCGTTTGATTGGACAGGCAGAGCAGAAAGCGCCCGTAGTGTCATTTGTCTCCAGTGAACTTCATAATCAGGATATCGGGCTAATGCTTGATCAACAGGGAATAGCCGTTAGAACCGGCCATCATTGCACCATGCCTTTGATGGAGAGTCTGAATCTCAATGGCACTGTCAGAGCCTCTTTTGCCCTCTACAACACCGTAGATGAGGCCAATGCTTTTGTTGTTGCCATGGAGAAGCTCCATCACTCGCCAGTGTATGATGCTCACCCAGAGATGAAAAACAATAGAGGCGGCGTATCGGGCAATGCTCAGGCAATGATCAATGAGGTAAACGGTTTGCCAGAGATCTTTTGTCAGCAGGCTCCGGAACTTGTCGCGATAGCAAACCGGTTGAATGGGCTTTCAGGCTGGCAGGAACGCTATCGGCAGATCATGTTGCTGGGCAAAGAGCTGCCTGTGCTGTCGGGTGAATGGAGAAGCGATGATGCTCGACTGCATGGTTGTGAAAGTAGTGTCTGGCTGCATTACCACTATGATGATGAAACCATGCGCCTTTACTTTATTGCTGACTCCGACGCGAGAGTGATCCGGGGACTGATCGCTATTGTTCTGGCCGTATTCTCCGGTAGAACACCGGATGAGATTGCAAGAGAAGATATTGACCAGTGGTTCCGTGAGTTGGATCTGTTCAATCATTTGAGCCCATCCAGGGGCAATGGGCTCAAGGCGATTGTCAGAGAGATTCAGGCGATTGCCCATCGTTATCGCTGA